In Methanosphaera sp. ISO3-F5, a genomic segment contains:
- a CDS encoding nucleotidyltransferase domain-containing protein produces MNNRIQIAHDFAKVIRSEYIKEIILFGSVARGDDTEYSDIDILIVSDFKDIIEPIVSDEVFKIVLDKEEFVSAHIMSEKKLEQIKDFTFFKNIKKEGIIL; encoded by the coding sequence ATGAATAATCGAATTCAAATTGCACATGATTTTGCAAAGGTAATTAGATCAGAATACATTAAAGAAATTATTCTTTTTGGGTCTGTTGCTCGTGGTGATGATACTGAATATTCAGATATTGATATTTTAATCGTATCTGATTTTAAGGATATCATTGAACCTATAGTTTCGGATGAAGTTTTTAAAATTGTTTTAGATAAAGAAGAATTTGTTTCAGCTCATATTATGTCTGAAAAAAAGTTAGAACAAATTAAAGATTTCACGTTTTTTAAAAATATTAAAAAGGAAGGGATTATTCTTTGA
- a CDS encoding Ig-like domain repeat protein, protein MKSKMKYFIVLITLLFLTISVASASDNTTTHTNTDTLEQTTHTVEKVATSTEAKKIEKQNNNHNKSLKTEGQTKDYYVSDTSGLDTNTGTQESPFKTIQTAIDKTGSDATYNIHIAEGTYKGLKNTNLTVNGNNKINFIGAGINKTVIDGEAKYDIDITQFHWDSSDIWAPYVNDSGNWFMNITTGKGNIKISNFTVQNAWAPGVDGGDSIRKYPIANIDNYGNLTIDNIYFYRNHGGVGSAVRNNANSTLLVNNSVFEGCRKSSSTGNDGIIYNKGTSIIFNSLFDSNYARWGTILNDNNLTVINCTLQNGIGYDGQSAYLYGTGIAANSGEADYYLRYNVNTSTQVFNCTFINNDQSDINIKSGNLTLVGSKFINSTGVLLTDLTDGDYSFNITGNTFLDAKPIITNLVTSESISWRSIESKVKNHNMYISNNKIHNCLSSLKFNNAIIRGNEFDICISGSNLTVENNYIVTNDSFTVYARENSTVTNNYLVARDTFGDASAGSSTNVRDNLPKEPEKPIYIKSTVRTPRSGTLDDPTTIFDALTKVEENGTIILLQGSYSYGTININPDTLKSDVKTFSITGFTFNPTMNGLNRNCVFNISEGYNININNINFINGKGVNGGFISTASNLSVIDCTFTNSIADKGGAIYITGTGNINLINNNFINIQSSDETLYLNNTGNKNLKNNQYTNCSIKTNTIKINRENTEQINVNDTCNIQINQITLTNPTYYDSNILENINYLIYENDVNTKSTTENKYSINTEIPIEVTTKIRPEFLNEYSNEITVDVRYDTPRAITMNTNDILALGNDEITTTLIDEFGLPVTDATVSYYINNELIATVNVENSQATFTLPNKALGEYTLTTTFNDTNNKYINQTKNNLLVISDKIFVSPTVTSADFGTMDKPTTITNALNIIKNDKTILLLPGKYLLDNQIIINQTSTPNANKFIISGENAILDGQNKGYILDIAQGYDILIEKVTFTRGKGSYRVSPTSPNIITVNGKLTLNHTTIQNINSVDGYDIQNYGELVIDENNTFKNIRSSRLIGGNVKINNNNIFENINCVLSIIYSNNGFINNSQFINCHFNATSSNGLIEGTNITILNNSFIGCSATSKGAAIGIINNGTVINNTFINNTSPTETIYVINPDLVTIKNNTYINTTIGINIPTISLEPYTSPIKLGDTLTVNVGEITLKNPTFYDSDLLDKMEIYGYINDEKDIQITKNTPQYTTTLKVADEVTIYVKTSESNIISNKIELDVQNGELLNVLIKTEPINAINGESTSFNIQVTDKENNPVSDGGIVTLYDENNNIIAQNTTKNGITTLNTNILKHIGQKDFKITYNTTATYNNKTSTVSITTTSREVYVSPDIFEAQEGTIDNPTTIEDAISKVANNGVIYLLHGSDGIYYAINQIDINDLTTKASVNTFNITSYTGTVTFDASNVPHLFTIAQGYDITLNNVSIKNSKNTAICNNGTLTLNGEAKYENNIEQGDRNNYGFINNQNATLYIIGKNEFINNRGTTAVIYSYKPSTIIINGENKFINNTSLNAGGVIYLQSGGTLIINGCNIFENNKIDNNGRAGGTGGAIAFTGQSGIMNTIIINGSNIFENNSVHGNSRCYGGALGIRANSVDINVLINGSNIFSQNKIDPGTYDITGGAIYALMNKGNLTINGTNIFDSNKAYGYGGAIYFQGLNLNITGNNQFINNENINKTTILDPITNRGIITIIPQAQSVINIDGTIFQNNTADLQGPINFVISNPNVKINIENNTIKENNGNISILYFTANNINGLEVNITNNTFQDNTAEEETIYFTQEFTRNIQDNKYINTPIGIQELTISSELENKEVQVKVMIPLNITAGLVNPTFYDENILDKLNYEVYVNNQNTINKTTNNFNIEAKYFEETQGKEEINIKYYNQTSNTIIINIKRIASNITVTSPSENTVNKTTPITIMLFDEEGNLIRNTTINMTINNKTEEVTLVNGAIVYDFTPETVGNTTIKFTFAGNDTLNPTETETTINVVADKDKIIEDLNKNLTETTEKLENTTQKAETLEKQLKDANQTINNQKTTLDNLNKTLTQTQKDLQNANKKITEQNQTINNLEKQLTDANNKINNLNKSNNDLNNKLNDANKKVDNLTNANNNLNKQLADANKKIDTLTKQNADLEKQLADLKQKVDALTKTVDTLNKTVAARDNTIKELTTKVATKITVSKINTTTYAGKVTVTGKVTDKNGKALNNMPVSIKINTGTTKAVTNANGVYTYTTSAWSVGTSNVTVSAIANDKYTTSSAKTTFKVSKAKPVLKLNSISAVKYKDKVTVTGSLMDNNNKAISGAQITLKINSKSVTVKTGKDGSFTYTTSATSMGTNNITATYNGNTKYNKVTGKTTFKVNKQNLILTVDRVASGLKFKDPLVVGGRLVDGNGKAVANTQVSLKFNGKTYKAKTDKNGYYKVTTRATTMDKNNLTVTYAGNKYYNKATAKTTFTVAKQDIVITFNTVKYSNGKVTISGTFTDRNRHALMNSLARITLNGKQGTAKTDKTGTFTYTSKASKGTYKVTLAYPGNARYNAYSKTSTVKTA, encoded by the coding sequence ATGAAGAGTAAAATGAAATACTTCATAGTACTAATAACACTACTCTTTCTAACAATAAGTGTTGCAAGTGCTAGTGACAACACAACAACACACACAAACACAGACACACTAGAACAAACAACACACACGGTAGAAAAAGTAGCAACAAGTACAGAAGCCAAAAAAATAGAAAAACAAAATAATAATCATAATAAAAGTCTTAAAACAGAAGGGCAAACAAAAGATTATTACGTTTCAGACACGAGTGGACTAGACACAAACACTGGTACACAAGAAAGTCCTTTCAAAACAATACAAACAGCAATAGACAAAACAGGCAGCGATGCCACATATAACATACACATTGCTGAAGGAACATACAAAGGACTAAAAAACACTAACCTAACAGTTAATGGTAACAACAAAATTAACTTTATAGGTGCAGGTATAAATAAAACAGTTATTGATGGTGAAGCAAAATACGATATTGATATAACTCAATTTCATTGGGATTCAAGTGATATATGGGCACCTTATGTGAATGATTCAGGTAACTGGTTCATGAACATCACAACAGGAAAAGGAAACATCAAAATATCAAATTTTACAGTTCAAAATGCTTGGGCTCCTGGAGTAGATGGTGGAGATAGTATAAGGAAATATCCAATAGCAAATATTGATAATTATGGAAACCTCACAATAGATAATATTTACTTCTATAGAAACCATGGTGGAGTTGGAAGTGCAGTAAGAAACAATGCAAATTCTACATTACTTGTAAACAATTCAGTATTTGAAGGATGTCGTAAAAGTAGCAGTACTGGAAACGACGGAATCATATACAACAAGGGAACATCAATAATCTTTAATTCATTATTCGATAGTAATTATGCAAGATGGGGAACCATACTTAATGATAACAATTTAACAGTTATAAATTGTACATTACAAAATGGTATAGGTTATGATGGTCAAAGTGCTTATTTGTATGGAACTGGAATAGCTGCTAATTCAGGAGAAGCAGATTATTACCTCCGATATAATGTAAATACATCTACACAAGTTTTTAACTGTACTTTTATTAACAATGATCAAAGTGATATTAATATCAAAAGCGGAAATTTAACTCTTGTTGGTAGTAAATTCATAAATTCTACAGGAGTACTCCTAACAGATTTAACTGATGGAGATTATTCTTTCAATATTACGGGTAACACCTTCCTTGATGCTAAACCTATAATTACTAATCTTGTGACATCAGAATCAATATCATGGAGGTCTATTGAATCAAAGGTTAAAAATCATAATATGTACATTTCAAATAATAAAATTCATAATTGTTTATCGTCTTTGAAGTTTAATAATGCAATAATTAGAGGTAATGAATTTGATATATGTATTAGCGGTTCTAATTTAACTGTTGAAAATAATTATATTGTTACAAACGATTCTTTTACCGTATACGCACGTGAGAATAGTACTGTAACTAATAACTATCTTGTTGCAAGGGATACCTTCGGTGATGCATCAGCAGGGAGTTCTACCAATGTAAGGGATAACTTACCCAAAGAACCTGAAAAACCGATATATATTAAATCAACTGTAAGAACCCCTAGAAGTGGTACACTTGATGATCCAACAACAATATTTGATGCATTAACAAAAGTAGAAGAAAACGGTACAATAATATTACTACAAGGAAGTTACTCCTATGGTACAATAAATATTAACCCTGACACTTTAAAATCAGATGTTAAAACATTTTCAATTACCGGATTTACTTTCAACCCTACAATGAACGGATTAAACAGAAATTGTGTATTTAATATTTCCGAAGGATATAATATTAATATTAACAATATTAATTTCATTAATGGAAAAGGAGTAAATGGTGGATTTATCAGTACAGCTTCTAACTTATCAGTTATTGATTGTACTTTTACAAACAGTATTGCCGATAAAGGTGGTGCAATTTACATAACTGGAACAGGAAACATAAATTTAATAAACAATAATTTCATCAATATCCAAAGTAGTGATGAAACATTATACTTAAACAATACTGGAAACAAAAATCTGAAAAATAACCAATACACAAATTGTAGTATAAAAACAAATACAATAAAAATCAACAGGGAAAACACGGAACAAATCAACGTAAACGACACATGCAACATACAAATAAACCAGATAACACTAACAAATCCAACATACTATGATTCAAACATATTAGAAAACATTAATTATCTAATATATGAAAACGATGTTAACACCAAAAGCACTACAGAAAATAAATACTCAATAAATACTGAAATACCTATAGAAGTAACGACAAAAATAAGACCTGAATTCCTGAATGAATATTCCAATGAAATAACAGTGGATGTAAGATATGACACTCCAAGAGCTATTACAATGAATACAAATGACATACTTGCATTAGGAAATGATGAGATAACAACAACACTAATAGATGAATTTGGACTACCAGTAACAGATGCAACAGTATCCTATTATATAAACAATGAATTAATTGCAACAGTAAACGTGGAAAATTCACAAGCAACATTTACCTTACCTAATAAAGCATTAGGTGAATACACACTAACTACAACATTCAATGACACAAATAATAAATACATTAACCAAACAAAAAACAACTTACTAGTTATTTCTGACAAAATATTTGTAAGTCCTACTGTAACCAGTGCAGACTTCGGAACAATGGATAAACCAACAACAATCACTAATGCATTAAACATAATAAAAAACGATAAAACAATCCTATTATTACCTGGAAAATACTTACTTGACAATCAAATAATTATTAACCAAACATCCACACCAAATGCTAACAAATTCATAATTAGTGGTGAAAATGCAATACTGGATGGACAAAACAAAGGATACATTCTCGATATAGCACAGGGATATGATATTTTAATAGAAAAAGTCACATTCACAAGAGGTAAAGGTAGTTATAGAGTATCTCCTACATCTCCAAATATAATAACAGTGAATGGTAAATTAACATTAAACCACACAACAATACAAAACATCAACTCAGTAGATGGATATGATATACAAAATTATGGAGAATTAGTTATTGATGAGAATAATACTTTCAAGAACATCCGCAGTAGTAGACTAATTGGTGGAAATGTAAAAATTAATAATAATAATATTTTCGAAAACATCAACTGTGTGTTAAGTATAATCTACTCAAATAATGGTTTCATAAACAATTCACAATTTATAAACTGTCACTTCAATGCTACTTCAAGTAATGGTTTAATTGAGGGAACAAATATTACAATATTAAACAATTCATTCATTGGTTGCAGTGCAACAAGTAAAGGAGCTGCAATAGGAATAATTAATAATGGTACTGTAATAAATAATACCTTTATTAATAACACTAGTCCAACCGAAACAATATATGTAATTAACCCTGATTTAGTAACTATCAAAAACAATACATACATTAATACAACAATTGGAATAAACATCCCAACAATAAGTTTAGAACCATACACAAGTCCAATAAAACTAGGAGATACATTAACAGTTAATGTAGGAGAAATAACCCTTAAAAATCCAACATTCTATGATTCAGACTTATTAGATAAAATGGAGATATACGGTTATATCAACGATGAAAAAGACATTCAAATAACAAAAAATACACCACAATACACAACCACATTAAAAGTAGCAGATGAAGTTACAATATACGTAAAAACAAGCGAATCCAACATAATATCCAATAAAATTGAATTAGACGTTCAAAATGGAGAACTACTAAATGTTCTAATAAAAACTGAACCAATCAATGCAATTAACGGAGAATCAACAAGTTTCAACATACAAGTAACAGACAAAGAAAACAATCCAGTAAGTGATGGAGGAATAGTAACACTATATGATGAAAACAATAATATAATCGCACAAAACACTACAAAAAATGGAATAACAACACTAAACACAAACATCTTAAAACACATTGGACAAAAAGATTTCAAAATAACTTACAACACAACAGCAACCTACAATAACAAAACAAGCACAGTATCAATTACAACAACTTCACGTGAAGTTTATGTAAGCCCAGACATATTCGAAGCTCAAGAAGGAACAATAGACAATCCAACAACAATAGAAGATGCAATAAGTAAAGTAGCAAACAATGGAGTAATATACTTATTACACGGTAGTGATGGAATTTACTATGCAATAAACCAAATAGACATAAATGATTTAACAACAAAAGCTTCAGTAAATACCTTCAACATTACATCATATACCGGTACTGTAACATTTGATGCTTCAAATGTACCACACCTATTTACTATTGCACAAGGATACGATATTACCTTAAATAATGTTTCAATAAAAAACAGCAAAAACACTGCCATATGTAACAATGGTACATTAACACTAAATGGAGAAGCAAAATATGAAAACAATATAGAACAAGGTGATAGAAATAATTACGGATTTATTAATAATCAAAATGCAACATTATACATTATTGGAAAAAATGAATTTATAAATAATCGAGGAACTACTGCAGTAATTTATTCTTATAAACCTAGTACAATTATCATAAATGGAGAAAATAAATTCATCAATAACACATCTCTAAATGCTGGTGGGGTAATATATCTTCAAAGCGGTGGAACATTAATAATAAATGGATGCAACATATTTGAAAATAATAAAATAGATAATAATGGACGAGCAGGTGGAACTGGAGGTGCAATTGCATTTACTGGCCAATCAGGAATAATGAATACAATTATCATAAATGGAAGCAATATTTTCGAAAACAATAGCGTTCATGGAAATAGTAGATGTTATGGTGGAGCATTAGGCATAAGAGCAAATTCAGTCGACATAAATGTATTAATAAATGGAAGCAATATTTTCAGCCAAAATAAAATAGATCCTGGTACCTACGACATAACAGGTGGTGCCATATACGCACTAATGAATAAAGGTAATTTAACAATAAACGGTACAAACATCTTCGATTCTAATAAAGCATATGGATATGGTGGAGCAATTTATTTCCAAGGATTAAATTTAAATATAACCGGAAACAATCAATTTATCAATAACGAAAATATTAACAAAACAACAATTCTAGACCCTATAACAAACAGGGGAATTATTACCATTATACCACAAGCCCAATCCGTAATTAACATTGACGGAACAATCTTCCAAAACAATACAGCAGACTTACAAGGACCAATAAACTTTGTAATAAGCAATCCTAATGTTAAAATAAACATTGAAAACAACACAATCAAAGAAAATAATGGAAACATAAGCATACTATACTTCACAGCCAATAACATTAACGGCTTAGAAGTAAACATTACCAACAATACATTCCAAGACAATACAGCAGAAGAAGAAACAATATACTTCACACAAGAATTTACAAGAAACATACAAGACAACAAATACATCAACACACCAATAGGAATACAAGAATTAACAATCTCATCAGAACTAGAAAACAAAGAAGTACAAGTAAAAGTAATGATTCCATTAAACATCACAGCAGGATTAGTAAACCCAACATTCTATGACGAAAATATACTAGACAAACTAAACTATGAAGTATACGTAAACAACCAAAACACTATTAACAAAACTACTAACAACTTTAATATTGAAGCCAAATACTTTGAAGAAACACAAGGAAAAGAAGAAATAAACATAAAATACTACAACCAAACATCAAACACAATAATCATCAACATAAAAAGAATAGCAAGTAACATTACAGTAACAAGTCCTTCAGAAAACACAGTAAACAAAACAACACCAATTACAATAATGTTATTCGATGAAGAAGGAAACCTAATCAGAAACACAACAATCAACATGACAATAAACAATAAAACAGAAGAAGTTACACTTGTAAATGGTGCAATAGTATATGATTTCACACCTGAAACAGTTGGTAACACTACAATTAAATTCACATTTGCAGGTAATGATACACTAAACCCAACAGAAACAGAAACCACAATAAATGTTGTAGCAGATAAAGATAAAATCATTGAAGATCTAAACAAAAACTTAACCGAAACAACAGAAAAACTAGAAAACACAACACAAAAAGCAGAAACACTAGAAAAACAATTAAAAGATGCAAACCAAACCATCAATAACCAAAAAACAACACTAGACAACCTTAACAAAACACTCACACAAACACAAAAAGACCTACAAAACGCAAACAAAAAAATAACAGAACAAAACCAGACAATAAACAACCTAGAAAAACAACTAACAGACGCAAACAACAAAATCAACAACCTCAACAAATCAAACAATGACTTAAACAACAAATTAAATGATGCCAACAAGAAAGTAGACAACCTAACAAACGCTAATAACAACCTCAACAAACAATTAGCAGATGCAAACAAGAAAATAGATACACTAACAAAACAGAACGCTGACCTAGAAAAACAGTTAGCAGACCTAAAACAAAAAGTTGATGCATTAACAAAAACCGTGGACACTCTCAACAAGACAGTAGCTGCACGTGACAATACTATCAAAGAACTAACCACAAAAGTAGCAACCAAAATAACTGTAAGTAAAATTAACACTACAACCTATGCAGGTAAAGTAACTGTTACTGGTAAAGTAACAGATAAGAATGGTAAAGCATTAAACAATATGCCTGTAAGTATTAAGATCAACACTGGCACAACCAAAGCAGTAACTAATGCAAATGGAGTATACACATACACCACAAGTGCATGGAGTGTTGGCACCAGTAATGTAACAGTATCCGCAATTGCTAATGATAAATACACTACTAGTAGTGCTAAGACTACCTTCAAAGTAAGTAAGGCTAAACCTGTGCTTAAACTTAACAGTATCAGTGCTGTTAAATATAAAGATAAAGTAACAGTTACTGGTTCACTCATGGACAACAATAACAAAGCAATAAGTGGAGCACAAATCACACTTAAAATTAACAGTAAATCAGTTACTGTTAAAACAGGTAAGGATGGATCATTCACCTACACCACCAGTGCAACAAGTATGGGAACCAACAATATAACCGCAACCTATAATGGTAACACCAAGTACAATAAAGTAACTGGTAAAACTACCTTCAAGGTTAATAAACAGAACCTTATATTAACTGTTGATAGAGTTGCAAGCGGTCTTAAATTCAAAGATCCATTAGTTGTTGGTGGAAGACTAGTAGATGGTAATGGTAAAGCAGTAGCTAATACTCAGGTAAGCTTAAAATTCAATGGTAAAACATACAAAGCAAAAACAGATAAAAACGGTTACTATAAAGTAACAACACGTGCAACAACTATGGATAAAAACAACTTAACAGTAACATACGCTGGTAACAAATATTATAATAAGGCAACTGCTAAGACAACATTTACTGTTGCTAAACAGGACATAGTTATAACATTCAATACTGTAAAATACAGTAATGGTAAAGTAACTATCAGTGGTACTTTCACAGACCGTAACAGACACGCACTAATGAACAGTCTTGCTCGTATAACATTGAACGGTAAACAGGGTACAGCAAAAACAGATAAAACAGGTACTTTCACTTACACTTCTAAAGCAAGTAAAGGTACTTATAAGGTAACTCTTGCTTATCCGGGTAATGCTCGTTATAATGCTTATAGTAAAACTAGTACTGTTAAAACAGCTTAA
- a CDS encoding transposase has protein sequence MLLGLNFDNSNPYTSLLEEIFNIIDSRRIQQIIASNGIKPLNKFNFTLKVIFISQFFNLKVSYIIDEINRKPEVRSFFNVKTVLSVSQVTELIGRFSAQTIEKTINMILRYLNRNNRVQSHTYLLDATPLDVDYNFDSKKISKKNLENKDPKWGHGTSIGFYIGFKGTFVLDYNTMMPVLFIIHPGSPHDSQIFSEILEQMKKHHLLHHNDKILADRGYYSYENYEIGLKKYHIQPLILTKSNFNIEKLNNALTCPLEYFRQNKKDKENKSKFIKLANSFCKNIIKRKRIKYVRSHIEDFFKFLKEGLNLKHFHKYTTESVKKTTLLTVLLASLIINQGYTTKTDLQMLSEGRII, from the coding sequence ATGTTATTAGGTTTAAATTTCGATAATTCCAACCCATATACTAGTTTGTTAGAAGAAATATTTAATATTATTGATTCTAGAAGAATCCAACAAATAATAGCTTCAAATGGTATAAAACCATTGAATAAGTTTAATTTTACTTTAAAAGTTATTTTTATTAGTCAATTTTTTAATTTAAAGGTTTCATATATCATTGATGAGATAAATAGGAAACCTGAAGTTAGATCTTTTTTTAATGTTAAAACTGTGTTATCAGTTTCTCAGGTTACAGAACTTATTGGACGTTTTTCTGCTCAAACAATAGAAAAAACTATCAATATGATACTCAGATATCTTAATAGAAATAATAGAGTTCAATCACATACTTATTTACTTGATGCAACTCCATTGGATGTTGATTATAATTTTGATAGTAAGAAGATTTCCAAGAAAAATCTTGAAAATAAAGATCCAAAATGGGGTCATGGAACAAGTATTGGCTTCTATATAGGCTTTAAAGGAACTTTTGTACTGGATTACAATACCATGATGCCTGTTTTATTCATAATACATCCAGGTTCACCCCATGACAGTCAAATATTCTCAGAAATACTTGAACAAATGAAAAAACACCACTTATTACATCACAATGATAAAATACTAGCTGATAGAGGATATTATAGTTATGAAAACTATGAAATAGGCTTAAAAAAATACCACATACAACCATTAATCCTCACTAAATCCAATTTCAACATAGAAAAACTAAACAACGCATTAACCTGTCCATTAGAATATTTCAGACAAAACAAAAAAGATAAAGAAAATAAAAGTAAATTCATAAAATTAGCAAACTCATTTTGTAAAAACATAATCAAAAGAAAAAGAATTAAATATGTAAGAAGCCATATCGAAGACTTTTTTAAATTCCTTAAAGAAGGACTAAATTTAAAACATTTCCACAAATATACAACAGAATCTGTTAAAAAAACAACATTACTAACTGTATTATTAGCATCCTTAATAATTAATCAAGGATACACAACAAAAACAGACTTACAAATGCTTTCTGAAGGACGAATAATCTAG
- a CDS encoding type II toxin-antitoxin system RelE/ParE family toxin has protein sequence MEKFFDKHSDDVELIERIEKKILKLSENPYLCAEKSFRSRKCPKCKKTRIGDYRVIYYISDNAGFVELIDIGLRKHIYKKWD, from the coding sequence GTGGAAAAATTTTTTGATAAACATTCTGATGATGTGGAATTAATTGAACGAATAGAGAAAAAAATATTAAAATTATCTGAAAATCCATATTTATGTGCGGAAAAATCTTTTAGAAGTCGAAAATGTCCAAAATGTAAAAAAACTAGAATTGGTGATTATCGTGTTATTTATTATATCTCAGATAATGCAGGATTTGTAGAACTAATTGATATTGGTCTTCGGAAGCATATTTATAAAAAGTGGGATTAA